The proteins below come from a single Deltaproteobacteria bacterium genomic window:
- a CDS encoding four helix bundle protein translates to MSGELIDPHGGYRGLKSYQMAEIVYDATVKFCDRFVGRNSRTHDQMVQAARSGKQNIAEGSMASGISKKTELKLVGVARASLEELLLDFEDFLRQKGFSQWDKNNPVARTVRNLAWVPDRSYKTYRIFIEENSPEIAANAMICVTNQTTYLLSRLLRQLEEKFVTQGGFTEKLYRVRTNARGGFYESNR, encoded by the coding sequence ATGTCCGGCGAGCTGATAGACCCCCACGGTGGGTACCGTGGTTTAAAATCGTACCAAATGGCTGAAATTGTCTATGATGCGACCGTTAAATTTTGCGACCGGTTCGTGGGTCGGAACTCGCGCACCCACGATCAAATGGTTCAAGCGGCCCGCAGTGGAAAGCAAAACATCGCGGAAGGAAGCATGGCTTCCGGCATTTCCAAAAAAACCGAACTCAAACTTGTGGGAGTGGCAAGGGCGAGTTTGGAGGAACTGCTTCTCGATTTTGAAGATTTCCTAAGGCAGAAGGGTTTTTCCCAGTGGGACAAAAACAACCCCGTGGCTCGAACAGTTCGAAATCTCGCCTGGGTTCCGGACAGGTCCTATAAGACCTACAGGATCTTTATCGAAGAAAACTCGCCCGAAATTGCCGCCAATGCCATGATTTGTGTGACCAACCAGACAACTTATCTTTTGAGCCGGCTATTGCGGCAACTGGAGGAAAAATTTGTCACACAGGGAGGGTTTACCGAAAAACTTTACCGTGTCCGCACAAATGCAAGAGGAGGTTTTTATGAATCCAATCGATGA
- a CDS encoding GIY-YIG nuclease family protein, translated as MADFFYIYVLLSKRDGYFYTGFTRDLQKRLSMHQSGYVESTKRRQPFQLIYWEGCLCQADATRREKYLKSTWGKRYLRNRLRDYLTG; from the coding sequence ATGGCCGATTTTTTTTACATTTATGTGCTGTTATCAAAACGAGATGGTTATTTTTACACAGGATTCACCAGAGATTTACAGAAACGGCTATCGATGCATCAGTCCGGCTATGTCGAATCGACAAAGCGACGGCAACCCTTTCAGTTAATCTACTGGGAAGGATGTCTTTGCCAAGCTGACGCCACAAGACGGGAGAAATATTTAAAATCAACGTGGGGTAAACGCTATCTGCGGAACAGGCTACGAGATTATCTCACAGGGTAA
- a CDS encoding BrnT family toxin — MEFEWDADKELGNIKKHGVTFQEAVECFFDEHAIQLEDPKHSRGEARHYLVGRTKSGRVLTTRFTYRGAAIRIIGSGEWRKGRKLYHERAKLEKSQD, encoded by the coding sequence ATGGAATTTGAATGGGATGCCGACAAAGAGCTGGGAAACATCAAAAAACACGGGGTTACATTTCAAGAGGCGGTGGAATGTTTTTTTGATGAACACGCTATTCAGTTGGAAGATCCAAAGCATTCGAGGGGGGAAGCGCGTCATTATTTGGTTGGCCGAACAAAATCAGGCCGGGTGCTGACAACGCGGTTTACTTATCGAGGCGCCGCGATTCGGATTATCGGGTCGGGTGAATGGCGAAAAGGGAGGAAACTTTATCATGAAAGAGCCAAACTGGAAAAATCTCAAGATTAA
- a CDS encoding BrnA antitoxin family protein has protein sequence MKEPNWKNLKINRQATQQLRHRMAKAGKTKITINVDADVLASARQLAAKQGSPYQTYLNWLLRQVLSEKETEGSRLDRLEKELVQIKKKLAA, from the coding sequence ATGAAAGAGCCAAACTGGAAAAATCTCAAGATTAACCGGCAGGCAACTCAACAACTGCGCCATCGGATGGCCAAAGCCGGCAAGACAAAAATCACCATAAATGTCGATGCCGATGTTTTGGCATCGGCGCGTCAGCTGGCGGCAAAGCAGGGAAGCCCCTATCAAACCTATCTCAACTGGCTTTTGCGCCAGGTCCTTTCGGAAAAAGAAACGGAAGGATCGCGGCTCGACCGCCTGGAGAAAGAACTGGTCCAAATCAAAAAGAAACTCGCCGCCTGA
- a CDS encoding DUF1311 domain-containing protein has translation MKRWLTAIGICLLIGSWANAKEPYSPEYSKCLEHADGNDFNSRDCNSSEFEIQDGLLNQKYQKLLKAVEEGGYGDEQTDTRLKKDIRAAQRLWVQFRDKNCEVHYLAAGGGTYSAVAGTYCMLEMTVQRAKELKDLLPSE, from the coding sequence ATGAAACGATGGCTCACCGCGATTGGAATTTGTTTATTAATCGGCAGTTGGGCAAATGCCAAGGAACCGTATTCGCCGGAATACAGCAAGTGCTTAGAACATGCGGACGGCAACGATTTCAATAGTCGTGACTGCAATTCTTCGGAGTTTGAAATCCAGGACGGTTTACTGAATCAGAAATATCAAAAATTATTGAAAGCTGTCGAAGAAGGTGGATATGGCGACGAACAAACAGATACCCGACTAAAAAAGGATATTCGGGCCGCCCAACGCTTATGGGTTCAATTTCGCGACAAGAACTGTGAAGTCCATTATCTGGCCGCTGGCGGTGGTACCTATTCGGCAGTTGCAGGAACCTATTGCATGCTCGAAATGACCGTTCAACGCGCCAAAGAATTGAAAGATTTATTGCCTTCGGAGTGA
- a CDS encoding BrnT family toxin, protein MATYEWDEAKRLGNAAKHGVDFLDADLVFESPFKVSVDVTRDSEKEKRYADFAEVKGVVLKLVYTLRGDKIRCISLRVASRSERRSYEKAKNCQVLK, encoded by the coding sequence GTGGCGACTTATGAATGGGATGAGGCCAAACGGCTGGGCAATGCGGCAAAACATGGGGTCGATTTTTTGGATGCCGATCTGGTTTTTGAATCGCCATTTAAGGTTTCAGTCGATGTAACCAGAGATTCTGAAAAGGAAAAGCGGTATGCCGATTTTGCGGAGGTAAAGGGGGTTGTTTTGAAACTGGTTTACACCCTCCGGGGGGACAAAATTCGATGCATCTCGTTAAGGGTGGCAAGCAGGTCGGAAAGGAGGTCTTATGAAAAAGCCAAAAATTGCCAGGTACTCAAGTGA
- a CDS encoding BrnA antitoxin family protein: MKKPKIARYSSDTLKKLRRFGKSGTNWSRVRSLQEGEENIDFSDSPEIPPDVFANSIIGRELSATRPRKFQLTLRIDEDVLKWFKSKGHGYQTRINSLLRAYKEAHR; the protein is encoded by the coding sequence ATGAAAAAGCCAAAAATTGCCAGGTACTCAAGTGACACACTCAAAAAACTGCGCCGGTTTGGAAAAAGCGGCACAAACTGGTCAAGGGTCCGTTCCCTGCAGGAAGGGGAGGAAAATATCGACTTTTCCGATTCTCCGGAAATTCCCCCCGATGTTTTTGCCAACTCAATCATCGGCAGGGAGTTGAGCGCGACGAGACCGCGCAAGTTCCAACTCACCCTGCGGATTGATGAAGATGTCTTGAAATGGTTTAAATCCAAGGGGCACGGTTATCAAACGCGCATCAACTCCCTGCTCCGCGCCTACAAAGAGGCCCATCGTTGA
- the recJ gene encoding single-stranded-DNA-specific exonuclease RecJ encodes MKEWRIKPVLPAEQKNLEEHLDISPLLARLLINRGYADPDSTRRYLTGSLKDLPNPFLLKGMNEAVDRLIRAIRQKEKIVVYGDYDVDGTCGTSLLLLFFKSLGNPVSFYVPHRMKEGYSLNTGALKKLKGEGIDVVITVDNGITANQEAEAARDLGIDVIVTDHHECPDELPRAYAVINPHRPDCPYPAKEICGTAVAFNLALALRMRLREEGFFGASLSEPNMKQFLDLVALATVADVVPLTGANRIFVKIGLEELNRSTRPGIVALKEAAGCGKTLSTADLGFRLGPRLNACGRLYDASKGVGLLTSENSGEARRLAQELNSANAERQGVEKQILREAIALLEADKETQQRMGHVLFQEEWHPGVIGIVASRLAEKYSRPVVMLGRDSFGADIPRLKGSARSFGGLNLIETLRACREHLIKCGGHKAAAGLTLLPERLENFKRAFDSAVRERADPEDFRPFLTLDAELRLEEIDSRLLTEVEKLKPFGVGNPAPLFCLRAVTPRFPRIVGERHLKFTAGRAGTAGGNGQPAGPPPVAGPNLNAIAFGMADLSHLLQNAVDLAFACELNEFNGVSSLVLNVKDIHPQTVQETFHASHG; translated from the coding sequence ATGAAAGAATGGCGCATCAAACCGGTTCTTCCCGCCGAACAAAAAAATCTTGAGGAACATCTTGACATCTCCCCCCTTCTGGCCCGTCTGCTGATCAATCGCGGTTACGCCGATCCGGATTCGACCCGCCGTTATCTGACCGGCTCGCTCAAGGATCTGCCGAACCCCTTTCTTCTGAAAGGGATGAATGAGGCGGTGGATCGTCTGATTCGCGCCATTCGACAAAAGGAAAAAATCGTCGTCTACGGCGACTACGACGTGGATGGAACCTGCGGGACGTCGCTCCTGCTTCTGTTTTTCAAGTCGTTGGGGAATCCCGTTTCATTTTATGTCCCTCACCGGATGAAGGAGGGATATTCCCTCAACACCGGGGCGCTCAAAAAACTCAAAGGCGAGGGGATCGATGTCGTGATCACCGTGGACAACGGCATTACCGCCAATCAGGAGGCGGAAGCGGCGCGCGATTTGGGGATCGACGTGATTGTCACCGACCATCACGAATGTCCGGATGAGCTTCCAAGGGCTTATGCCGTCATCAATCCCCATCGGCCGGACTGCCCTTATCCCGCAAAGGAAATCTGCGGAACGGCCGTGGCGTTCAACCTGGCGCTGGCCTTGAGAATGCGTTTGCGGGAAGAGGGTTTTTTCGGCGCTTCGCTGTCCGAGCCGAACATGAAACAGTTTCTCGATCTGGTGGCGCTGGCCACGGTGGCCGATGTGGTTCCGCTCACCGGGGCGAATCGCATTTTCGTCAAAATCGGCCTCGAAGAGTTGAATCGTTCCACGCGCCCCGGCATTGTCGCCCTGAAAGAGGCCGCTGGGTGCGGAAAAACGTTGTCGACCGCCGATCTGGGATTCCGGCTGGGGCCCCGCCTCAACGCCTGCGGCAGACTGTACGATGCCTCAAAAGGGGTCGGGCTTTTGACTTCCGAAAATTCAGGCGAGGCAAGACGCCTCGCGCAGGAATTAAACAGCGCCAACGCCGAGCGCCAAGGGGTTGAAAAACAGATTTTGCGGGAGGCGATTGCCCTTCTCGAGGCCGACAAAGAGACACAGCAAAGGATGGGGCATGTCCTTTTTCAGGAAGAGTGGCATCCGGGGGTGATCGGCATTGTGGCCTCCCGGCTGGCGGAAAAATATTCCCGGCCGGTGGTCATGCTCGGGCGCGATTCCTTCGGCGCCGATATCCCCCGGCTGAAAGGTTCGGCCCGCTCCTTTGGCGGGTTGAACCTCATTGAGACCTTAAGGGCCTGCCGGGAACATCTGATCAAATGCGGCGGGCACAAGGCGGCGGCGGGGCTGACCCTCTTGCCCGAACGGCTGGAAAATTTTAAACGCGCCTTCGATTCCGCCGTCAGGGAGCGCGCCGACCCGGAAGATTTCAGGCCGTTTTTGACGCTGGATGCCGAGTTGAGGCTCGAAGAGATCGACAGCCGCTTGCTTACAGAAGTGGAAAAATTGAAGCCGTTCGGCGTGGGAAATCCGGCCCCTCTTTTTTGTCTCCGTGCCGTGACCCCCCGCTTTCCGCGCATTGTCGGCGAGAGGCACCTCAAATTCACCGCCGGCAGGGCCGGTACCGCCGGTGGGAACGGGCAACCGGCAGGGCCCCCACCAGTGGCGGGGCCGAATCTGAATGCCATCGCCTTCGGGATGGCCGACCTCTCTCATCTTTTGCAAAACGCCGTCGATCTCGCCTTTGCCTGCGAGTTAAACGAATTCAACGGCGTTTCGTCTCTTGTGCTCAATGTGAAGGACATCCATCCTCAAACAGTTCAAGAAACCTTCCATGCCTCCCATGGCTGA
- the secF gene encoding protein translocase subunit SecF, which translates to MAPNNNNLAAAPAENTGFPFMKWKWHFISISIVLGILSVTFMIERGLNLGVDFRGGIKLVYKFKEPTGDGRIRGLIEGLNVGDVQVVRFGVETENSFLIKIKQQEGREIVKEIMARLNQTLGPDGFTLLSEEMVGAKVGADLRKRGFFAMGLTWLLMLVYIGWRFDFLFSPGAIVALLHDVIISLGFFVFFGKEFNLPILAAVLTLIGYSVNDTVIIFDRIRENLKKLPASVPLSDLVNRSVNETLSRTVITSLTVLFAMVVLFLFGGGVIHDFAFFMVVGAIVGSYSTIFIASPVYLAFNRLFPHRGLVRGIGKR; encoded by the coding sequence ATGGCACCCAACAACAACAACCTAGCGGCGGCGCCTGCGGAAAACACCGGATTTCCGTTCATGAAATGGAAGTGGCATTTTATATCGATCTCTATTGTCCTGGGCATTTTAAGCGTCACTTTCATGATTGAGCGGGGCTTGAACCTGGGGGTCGATTTCAGGGGGGGGATCAAACTCGTCTACAAATTCAAGGAGCCGACGGGCGACGGCAGGATCCGCGGGCTTATCGAAGGATTGAACGTCGGCGATGTGCAGGTCGTCCGCTTCGGGGTGGAAACCGAAAACAGCTTCCTCATCAAGATCAAACAGCAGGAGGGGCGGGAGATTGTGAAAGAGATCATGGCAAGGCTTAACCAGACGCTTGGCCCCGACGGCTTTACGCTTTTGTCGGAGGAGATGGTTGGGGCGAAGGTGGGGGCCGACCTGCGCAAGCGGGGATTTTTCGCCATGGGGCTTACCTGGCTCCTCATGCTTGTCTATATCGGCTGGCGGTTTGATTTTTTGTTTTCGCCGGGGGCCATTGTGGCGCTTCTCCATGACGTGATCATCAGCCTCGGTTTTTTTGTTTTTTTCGGCAAGGAATTCAATCTCCCCATTCTGGCGGCGGTGCTGACTTTAATCGGTTATTCGGTCAACGACACGGTCATTATTTTCGACCGGATCCGCGAAAATCTGAAAAAACTCCCCGCCTCGGTGCCGCTTTCCGATCTGGTGAACCGGTCGGTCAACGAGACCTTGAGCCGGACCGTCATCACCTCGCTGACCGTCCTTTTTGCGATGGTTGTCCTTTTTCTTTTCGGCGGCGGCGTGATCCACGATTTTGCCTTTTTCATGGTTGTGGGCGCCATTGTCGGAAGTTACTCGACGATATTCATTGCATCGCCTGTTTATCTCGCATTCAACCGCCTTTTCCCGCACCGGGGGCTCGTCCGTGGAATCGGCAAAAGGTAG
- the secD gene encoding protein translocase subunit SecD has protein sequence MTEYYKWKVIGILAAVAVSLYILVPTLFNLKSVADSEYAAPAGLARYFPKKGINLGLDLRGGLYLEMEVDLNEAVKNRVDVLITEIERILPQKDFPGLALARVAKTSRVRVFLPADKRSLFLDQLRENFGDVLDPVLAPTEINFQIAGGGDLADLLQKVAALLKEQNIPFADVERGGADNVLRIILGQPGTHEPVLQKIKASPLGASPLGTQLTPLPSSDYTVLQMTPEYVQHLHEMTLKQAVEAVRNRIDRYGVAEAGIQLQGEDRIIVEIPGVKNPDRVIDVIRKTGLLEFRLVDDSVESQAVSDHINEAREKNKIPEGYSKEIVDKINEGLKGKIPEDDEILFELTRDPITKEVVNGTPYLVKKRADVTGDMLRTAQVGVSQNEPHVNLSFNKIGAKNFGDITKSNVGKRMAIVLDGVVSSAPVIKEAILGGQAQITLGYGSYQSLLNEAEDLALLLREGALPASLTIATKTLIGPSLGADSIRSGINSMLFACAVIFLFMLGYYKLGGLLANMALILNVLFIFAILALFQASLTLPGIAGIVLTMGMAVDANVIIFERMREEKRLGKTAKSIVESGYEHAMSAIIDGNLTTLIAGIVLYQFGSGPIKGFATTLMIGILTTLTTAVVVTRVVYDYFIYKRRVNRIII, from the coding sequence ATGACTGAATACTATAAGTGGAAGGTCATCGGCATTCTGGCGGCCGTCGCGGTCTCTCTCTACATCCTTGTTCCCACCCTTTTTAATCTCAAGTCAGTCGCCGATTCGGAATACGCGGCCCCTGCCGGCCTCGCCCGGTACTTTCCAAAAAAGGGGATAAATCTGGGGCTCGACCTTAGAGGCGGGCTCTACCTGGAGATGGAGGTCGATTTAAACGAGGCGGTCAAAAACCGCGTGGATGTCCTCATCACCGAAATCGAGCGGATTCTCCCCCAAAAAGATTTTCCGGGCCTTGCGCTTGCGCGTGTGGCCAAAACCAGCCGGGTGCGCGTTTTTCTCCCTGCCGACAAACGGAGCCTCTTTCTTGACCAACTGCGGGAAAATTTCGGCGACGTCCTCGATCCGGTTCTGGCCCCCACCGAAATCAATTTTCAAATCGCGGGAGGGGGCGATCTGGCCGATCTTTTGCAAAAGGTCGCCGCCTTGCTCAAGGAACAAAACATCCCTTTCGCCGACGTGGAGCGGGGAGGGGCCGATAATGTCCTGCGCATTATCCTCGGTCAGCCCGGAACCCACGAACCAGTTCTACAAAAAATCAAGGCAAGCCCCCTTGGGGCGAGCCCCCTCGGGACGCAACTGACGCCTCTCCCCTCTTCCGATTACACCGTTTTGCAGATGACGCCGGAATATGTCCAGCATCTGCACGAAATGACGCTGAAGCAGGCGGTGGAGGCGGTGCGAAACCGGATTGACCGTTACGGGGTGGCCGAGGCGGGCATCCAGCTTCAGGGGGAAGACCGGATCATCGTGGAGATTCCGGGGGTGAAAAACCCCGACCGGGTGATCGATGTCATCCGCAAGACCGGCCTTCTGGAATTCCGCCTGGTGGATGACTCCGTGGAATCCCAGGCGGTAAGCGACCATATCAACGAGGCGCGGGAGAAAAACAAAATTCCGGAAGGCTATTCAAAGGAGATTGTCGACAAGATCAACGAGGGGCTGAAGGGAAAAATTCCCGAAGACGACGAGATCCTTTTCGAGTTGACCCGCGACCCCATCACCAAGGAGGTGGTCAACGGCACTCCCTATCTGGTGAAAAAGCGGGCGGACGTGACAGGCGACATGTTGCGGACGGCGCAGGTGGGGGTAAGCCAGAATGAGCCGCACGTCAATCTTTCGTTCAACAAAATCGGCGCCAAAAACTTCGGCGACATCACCAAGTCCAACGTGGGCAAAAGGATGGCCATTGTGCTGGACGGCGTCGTATCGAGCGCGCCGGTGATCAAAGAGGCCATTCTGGGGGGGCAGGCGCAGATCACGCTCGGCTATGGGAGCTATCAGTCGCTCTTGAACGAGGCGGAGGACCTGGCCCTTCTGTTGCGCGAAGGGGCGCTCCCCGCCTCGCTCACCATCGCGACAAAGACGCTGATCGGACCGTCGCTGGGGGCCGATTCCATCCGTAGCGGGATTAATTCCATGCTTTTTGCCTGTGCCGTCATTTTTCTTTTCATGCTGGGCTATTACAAACTCGGCGGTCTTTTGGCCAACATGGCGTTGATCTTAAACGTCCTTTTTATCTTCGCCATCCTGGCGTTGTTTCAGGCCTCGCTCACCCTCCCCGGCATTGCGGGCATTGTGCTCACCATGGGGATGGCGGTGGATGCCAACGTGATTATCTTCGAGCGGATGCGCGAGGAAAAACGGCTGGGAAAAACGGCCAAGTCGATTGTCGAATCGGGCTATGAGCACGCCATGTCGGCCATCATCGACGGCAATCTGACCACCCTGATCGCCGGAATTGTCCTCTACCAGTTCGGTAGCGGCCCGATCAAGGGTTTTGCCACCACCCTTATGATCGGCATTCTCACCACGCTGACGACGGCGGTGGTGGTGACGCGGGTGGTTTATGATTATTTCATTTACAAAAGAAGGGTGAATCGAATCATCATATAA
- the yajC gene encoding preprotein translocase subunit YajC: protein MFLPLILIFVIFYFLIFRPQQKQQKQKQKMINELKRGDEVVTNGGIYGKISDLAESFVMLQIANNVTIKLDRSQVNTVRGVPETQMAKK, encoded by the coding sequence ATGTTTCTGCCGCTCATCCTTATTTTTGTCATTTTTTATTTTCTGATCTTCCGCCCCCAGCAGAAGCAACAAAAACAGAAGCAAAAGATGATCAACGAATTAAAACGGGGGGATGAGGTCGTCACCAACGGCGGCATCTACGGAAAAATCAGCGATCTGGCGGAGTCGTTTGTCATGCTCCAAATCGCCAATAACGTGACCATCAAGCTCGACCGGTCGCAGGTGAACACGGTGCGCGGCGTGCCGGAAACCCAGATGGCAAAAAAATAA
- the tgt gene encoding tRNA guanosine(34) transglycosylase Tgt has translation MSFSFKITKQGKNTKARLGEITTPHGLIHTPVFMPVGTAGSIKAMKPEEVAGMGAEIILANAYHLYLRPGHKLVEKLGGLHRFMNWPGPILTDSGGYQVFSLGREPDQRQQGGRHTELEELRKTKLAKITEEGVHFQSHVDGSPHFMTPELSIEIQEALGSDIMMVFDDCTPYPATIEETRASMERSLRWEERSLKAVDRGSWMVDSEKQKTKSEGRALFAIIQGGIYRELRRECLERLMQINDSRSTPARLQFGGIHDPRFSGYAIGGLSVGEPIEQMYEMAAYCASLIPSDYSRYLMGVGWPTDIIACIDHGIDMFDCVIPTRNARNGQLFVPSGTIQIKQNQYAEDGRPIDEACSCYTCCHYSRAYLRHLYLSREVMSPALNTIHNLHYFLNLLGEVRLAIENDRFPEFKNNFFNKIRGD, from the coding sequence ATGTCTTTTTCTTTCAAAATCACCAAACAGGGCAAAAACACCAAGGCTCGTCTCGGTGAAATCACCACGCCTCACGGCCTGATCCATACCCCCGTTTTCATGCCGGTAGGAACAGCGGGGAGCATCAAGGCGATGAAGCCCGAAGAGGTGGCGGGGATGGGGGCGGAGATTATTCTGGCCAATGCGTATCATTTATACCTGCGCCCAGGCCACAAATTGGTCGAAAAACTGGGAGGACTTCACCGGTTCATGAACTGGCCCGGCCCCATTTTGACCGACAGCGGCGGGTATCAGGTCTTCAGCCTCGGCCGCGAACCGGACCAGCGCCAGCAGGGGGGAAGGCACACCGAGCTGGAAGAATTAAGAAAAACCAAACTGGCGAAGATCACCGAAGAGGGGGTGCACTTTCAATCGCATGTCGATGGAAGCCCCCATTTCATGACGCCGGAGCTTTCCATTGAAATTCAGGAGGCGCTCGGCTCCGACATCATGATGGTTTTTGATGATTGCACCCCTTATCCGGCGACGATTGAAGAGACCCGGGCGTCGATGGAGAGGTCGTTGCGATGGGAAGAAAGGTCGTTGAAGGCAGTGGATCGTGGATCGTGGATGGTGGATAGTGAAAAGCAAAAAACAAAGAGTGAAGGTAGGGCGTTGTTTGCCATAATTCAGGGAGGGATATATCGGGAATTGAGGAGGGAGTGTCTCGAACGATTGATGCAAATTAACGATTCACGATCCACGCCTGCCCGCCTGCAGTTTGGAGGGATTCACGATCCACGATTCTCCGGTTACGCCATCGGCGGCCTCTCCGTCGGCGAGCCGATCGAACAGATGTACGAAATGGCGGCTTATTGTGCGTCTCTCATTCCATCCGACTATTCCCGCTATCTCATGGGGGTCGGGTGGCCTACGGATATCATCGCCTGCATCGACCACGGCATCGATATGTTCGACTGCGTCATCCCCACACGCAACGCGAGGAACGGTCAATTATTTGTCCCCAGCGGGACAATTCAAATCAAGCAGAATCAATATGCAGAAGATGGCCGTCCCATCGACGAGGCCTGCAGTTGCTACACCTGTTGCCATTACTCGCGCGCCTATCTGCGTCACCTCTACCTCTCCCGCGAGGTAATGTCGCCGGCGCTCAACACAATTCACAATTTACATTATTTTTTGAATCTGTTAGGGGAGGTGCGGCTTGCGATTGAAAACGATCGCTTCCCGGAATTCAAAAACAATTTTTTCAACAAAATTCGAGGTGACTAA
- a CDS encoding GMC family oxidoreductase codes for MMELECDIAVVGSGAGGGVVAKELAPLAKKGLRILLLESGPYATREYFDQTEENMTRLYWDRGGTQTKDGAMTIAQGRCVGGSTTFFTGTTFRIPQHVLDKWNIPDLALADLNPRYQRIEEELSVHELTDEYINANNRYFKKGMDGLGWSGGPLKINTSKACKPYGYCNLGCASGGKQGTMEVQIPKAVSLGVELVPNCHVTKVGERELWARISSAPKGTHPNHHPQGDYHIKARVIYVCAGAVRSPALLLKSGLAAPSPVLGRRLTFHPAMIVYGIHPEEIDGVRGFPKAYYCDEFSKRDRFLLETCFYYPFVAAKNIGAWGEEEKEIMASYRRLMAILILHHDETHAHNRIAVGGEKFAVHYRIDADMIRSLTLAQIASAEIFFEAGCEQVVIPASDKLIVHRDERHKLKEYVSEKNMILNKVTLTSAHPQGGCGMGQDVAHSVVNSYGQVHGHPWLFVMDASVYPQCVEVNPYLTIMALADRSAEFARENIESLLR; via the coding sequence ATGATGGAACTCGAATGCGACATTGCGGTTGTCGGCTCCGGCGCGGGGGGAGGGGTTGTCGCCAAGGAATTGGCGCCGCTCGCCAAAAAGGGGCTTCGCATCCTGCTCCTTGAGTCCGGCCCCTATGCCACGCGGGAATATTTCGACCAGACCGAAGAAAACATGACCCGCCTCTACTGGGACCGCGGCGGCACGCAGACAAAAGACGGCGCCATGACCATCGCGCAGGGGCGGTGCGTGGGGGGCTCCACCACCTTTTTTACCGGCACCACCTTCCGCATCCCCCAGCATGTCTTGGACAAATGGAATATTCCCGACCTCGCTCTTGCCGACTTGAATCCCCGCTATCAACGGATTGAGGAAGAACTCTCCGTCCACGAATTGACCGACGAATATATCAATGCGAACAACCGATACTTCAAAAAAGGGATGGATGGTCTCGGCTGGTCCGGAGGACCGCTCAAGATCAACACCTCCAAGGCCTGCAAGCCGTACGGCTACTGCAACCTCGGTTGCGCCAGCGGGGGAAAACAGGGGACGATGGAGGTGCAAATTCCCAAGGCGGTGAGCCTCGGGGTGGAGCTTGTCCCCAACTGCCATGTGACGAAAGTCGGCGAGCGGGAGTTATGGGCGCGGATTTCTTCCGCCCCGAAGGGGACGCATCCCAATCATCACCCGCAGGGGGACTATCACATCAAGGCGCGCGTCATTTATGTCTGCGCCGGGGCGGTGCGATCGCCCGCCCTCCTTTTAAAATCGGGGCTTGCCGCCCCAAGCCCTGTTTTGGGCCGCCGGCTCACCTTTCACCCCGCGATGATTGTCTACGGAATTCACCCCGAGGAAATCGACGGCGTTCGCGGATTCCCCAAGGCCTACTATTGCGACGAGTTTTCAAAAAGGGACCGATTCCTGCTCGAAACCTGTTTTTACTACCCCTTTGTGGCGGCCAAGAACATCGGGGCCTGGGGGGAGGAGGAAAAGGAGATTATGGCGAGTTATCGCAGGCTGATGGCCATCCTCATTCTGCACCATGACGAGACCCATGCCCACAACCGGATTGCCGTTGGAGGGGAAAAATTCGCCGTCCACTATCGCATCGACGCCGACATGATCCGGAGCCTGACCCTGGCGCAGATTGCCTCCGCCGAAATCTTTTTTGAGGCGGGTTGCGAGCAGGTGGTGATTCCCGCCTCCGACAAGCTGATTGTTCATCGGGACGAGCGGCACAAACTGAAGGAATATGTCTCGGAAAAGAACATGATCCTCAACAAAGTGACGCTCACCTCCGCGCATCCGCAAGGGGGATGCGGGATGGGGCAGGATGTCGCCCATTCGGTGGTCAATTCGTACGGCCAGGTGCATGGCCATCCGTGGCTCTTTGTGATGGATGCCAGCGTCTATCCGCAGTGCGTCGAAGTGAATCCCTATCTCACCATCATGGCCCTGGCCGACCGCTCCGCCGAGTTTGCCCGCGAGAACATCGAAAGTCTGTTGCGCTGA